A single window of Coffea eugenioides isolate CCC68of chromosome 7, Ceug_1.0, whole genome shotgun sequence DNA harbors:
- the LOC113777228 gene encoding probable protein S-acyltransferase 1 yields MEWMASEEKDGSVNSSVAQAIDNSASLEIDQPTESTMSSGKKVDKNSEVSFQAKRKQLLSSLWEKIIGYKRVVQAKSFRFCRGDEIEQARVYHFWPGNNVFFFKGRLICGPDPKGLILTAIAISLSSWTFAVHVASDIRNPAIIVTSSILTTIVRLPAMQVLVNLVYVSTIDPGIIPRNDQCSSVELGTIDAGKRRRRSRAVVINGIEVKLKYCNICNIYRPPRTCHCATCNNCIQQFDHHCTWIGHCVGLRNYRLHVTFLLTGLLLFAFIFIFSCKPLHHKLPGDGNGLIGLLRNDPETVALTLFSFVAMCFLAGFSCYHVYLIAINQTSYEHFHQKYVSSGNPYDKGILNNIKEALLASQPPSRVNFRADLEPGWFGGLSDISIK; encoded by the exons ATGGAGTGGATGGCAAGTGAAGAGAAAGACGGCAGTGTAAATTCTTCAGTCGCTCAAGCTATCGATAATTCTGCCTCATTAGAAATTGATCAACCTACAGAAAGTACTATGTCATCAGGAAAGAAGGTAGATAAGAATTCTGAAGTTAGTtttcaagcaaaaagaaagcaaCTGCTTTCTTCTCTTTGGGAGAAAATAATTGGATACAAAAGGGTGGTTCAAGCAAAATCTTTTCGATTTTGTCGAGGCGACGAAATTGAACAAGCAAGAGTTTACCATTTTTGGCCCGGAAACAAT GTATTCTTTTTCAAGGGGAGACTGATTTGTGGTCCGGATCCAAAAGGGCTGATTTTAACTGCTATTGCTATTAGTCTATCAAGTTGGACATTTGCGGTTCATGTTGCAAGTGACATAAGGAATCCGGCCATCATCGTAACATCTTCAATTTTGACAACAATTGTTAG ATTGCCCGCAATGCAGGTTCTTGTGAACTTGGTATATGTCAGTACCATTGATCCTGGTATAATTCCTAGAAACGATCAGTGTTCATCAGTTGAATTGGGAACAATTGATGCTGGTAAACGCAGAAGGAGATCAAGGGCAGTTGTCATAAATGGGATAGAGGTGAAGTTGAAGTATTGTAACATTTGTAACATTTATCGTCCGCCAAGAACTTGTCATTGTGCAACTTGTAACAATTGCATCCAACAATTCGATCACCATTGCACCTGGATCGGGCATTGTGTGGGATTG AGGAATTATCGGCTTCATGTAACGTTTCTATTGACAGGATTGCTCTTGTTTGCCTTCATATTTATCTTCTCATGCAAACCACTGCATCACAAATTGCCCGGAGATGGAAATGGGTTGATTGGATTGCTAAGAAATGACCCGGAGACAGTGGCATTGACATTATTCAGTTTTGTAGCCATGTGCTTTCTTGCTGGCTTTTCTTGTTATCATGTTTATCTAATTGCTATAAACCAG ACATCTTATGAGCATTTTCACCAAAAGTATGTGAGCTCTGGAAACCCCTATGACAAAGGAATCCTAAACAACATTAAGGAGGCTCTACTTGCTTCACAACCACCCTCTAGAGTCAACTTTCGAGCAGATCTGGAGCCTGGATGGTTTGGTGGATTAAGTGATATTAGCATCAAATGA